In Deinococcus maricopensis DSM 21211, one genomic interval encodes:
- a CDS encoding response regulator, with the protein MIRAPTILLVEDYPLDVMMFEEALRIAGLSVDLKIARDGEEAQQFIAAGSVPDLIVLDLNLPRMDGFELLQEWKSRTPTRTIPIAVLSTSEADADVQRAYDLQANVYMVKPTGHQQLHDMADALKRFWFQVVKLPNQLGPYAAFSQ; encoded by the coding sequence ATGATCCGCGCGCCTACCATCCTCCTGGTTGAGGACTATCCGCTGGACGTCATGATGTTCGAGGAGGCCCTGCGTATCGCCGGCCTGAGCGTCGACCTGAAAATCGCCCGCGACGGTGAAGAAGCGCAGCAGTTCATCGCCGCGGGCAGCGTCCCTGACCTGATCGTGCTCGACCTGAACCTGCCCCGCATGGACGGCTTCGAACTGCTGCAGGAATGGAAGAGCCGCACGCCCACGCGCACCATCCCCATCGCGGTCCTGTCCACCTCGGAAGCGGACGCGGACGTGCAGCGCGCCTACGACCTGCAGGCGAACGTGTACATGGTCAAACCCACCGGCCACCAGCAACTGCACGACATGGCCGACGCCCTCAAACGCTTCTGGTTCCAGGTCGTCAAACTGCCGAACCAGCTCGGCCCGTACGCCGCGTTCTCGCAGTAG
- a CDS encoding permease prefix domain 1-containing protein — MPLPEPVTAYLHRAAPGPRHARLRAELHANLHQAMLDHRVRGLSEHDAWTAALHDFGPPQAVHAAARPHQRPLRATLTALLLAATLGGAAYATAAQGLLR, encoded by the coding sequence ATGCCCCTCCCCGAACCCGTCACCGCCTACCTGCACCGCGCCGCCCCCGGCCCCCGCCACGCCCGCCTGCGCGCCGAACTGCACGCCAACCTCCACCAGGCCATGCTCGACCACCGCGTCCGCGGCCTCAGCGAACACGACGCGTGGACCGCCGCCCTGCACGACTTCGGCCCGCCCCAAGCCGTCCACGCCGCCGCCCGCCCCCACCAGCGCCCCCTGCGCGCCACCCTCACCGCCCTGCTGCTCGCCGCCACCCTGGGCGGCGCCGCCTACGCCACCGCCGCCCAGGGCCTCCTCCGATGA
- a CDS encoding PadR family transcriptional regulator, translated as MDPTLVRGNLDLVLLSILEGGERYGLDISKEANTRTDGYFQLNAGSLYPALHRLEKHGWIQSQERQPPRGGPSVRYYTLTDAGRAELHRKRSAYDTFHAALRALWS; from the coding sequence ATGGACCCGACCCTCGTCCGCGGCAACCTCGACCTCGTACTGCTCAGCATCCTGGAAGGCGGCGAACGCTACGGCCTCGACATCAGCAAGGAAGCCAACACCCGCACCGACGGCTACTTCCAGCTCAACGCCGGCAGCCTGTACCCCGCCCTGCACCGCCTCGAAAAACACGGCTGGATTCAAAGCCAGGAACGCCAGCCCCCACGCGGCGGCCCCAGCGTCCGCTACTACACCCTCACCGACGCCGGCCGCGCCGAACTGCACCGCAAACGCAGCGCGTACGACACCTTCCACGCCGCCCTGCGCGCCCTCTGGAGCTGA
- a CDS encoding FAD-binding oxidoreductase, translating to MTNRAPTRPADGAATVTLDTDPIALAGASKDAAHLGSTPFAVARPRTEADLAHLLTLGRPVLAVGAQSSLTGGASASGQIIARMDHFTGLTLHEDGTVTAGAGVPLTDLLAFLHDHGRDYPATPTWLGATVGGVTANNAAGAATFKYGPTRAWVQGLTVVLADGDVLDLQRGQVSADHDSFLIDGPGGARHVPLPAYRTPDLPKIAGGYHARPHMDLVDLFIGAEGTLGIITQVRLRTLPKRATFTLWLPLRDETAALALTGALRDASRATWASGDPNGLDVAAVESLDARCLQLLREDGHTRHVPARAGYALIVQLDVPPASREAYAAALDAAFDDDAPDHPLTRLVHLLLEHDAFDDAQIALPGDPFAADLLRLREAVPEGANRRVGEAGATKVGGDTIVPFDRLPEWLAFVRAGFAEQGLDVLIWGHLSDGNLHPNLLPRGPQDVPVAYELMQAAAHKATELGGAPLSEHGVGKHKVKQALLRAFYGDAAIDDMRAIKRALDPRGLLAPGNLFPAQDTPA from the coding sequence ATGACGAACCGCGCCCCCACCCGCCCCGCCGACGGCGCCGCCACTGTCACCCTCGACACGGACCCCATCGCCCTCGCGGGCGCCAGCAAGGACGCCGCGCACCTCGGCAGCACCCCGTTCGCCGTCGCCCGCCCCCGCACCGAAGCGGACCTCGCGCACCTCCTCACCCTCGGTCGGCCCGTCCTCGCCGTCGGCGCGCAGAGCAGCCTCACCGGCGGCGCCAGCGCCAGTGGCCAGATCATCGCCCGCATGGACCACTTCACGGGCCTCACCCTCCACGAGGACGGCACCGTCACCGCCGGCGCCGGCGTTCCCCTCACCGACCTGCTCGCCTTCCTGCACGACCACGGCCGCGACTACCCCGCCACGCCCACCTGGCTGGGCGCCACCGTCGGCGGCGTCACCGCAAACAACGCCGCCGGCGCCGCCACCTTCAAGTACGGCCCGACCCGCGCGTGGGTGCAGGGCCTCACCGTCGTCCTCGCGGACGGCGACGTCCTCGACCTGCAACGCGGCCAGGTCAGCGCCGACCACGACAGCTTCCTCATTGACGGCCCGGGCGGAGCGCGCCACGTGCCCCTCCCCGCCTACCGCACGCCCGACCTCCCGAAAATCGCCGGCGGCTACCACGCCCGCCCCCACATGGACCTCGTGGACCTGTTCATCGGCGCGGAAGGCACCCTCGGCATCATCACGCAGGTGCGCCTCCGGACCCTCCCGAAACGCGCGACCTTCACGCTCTGGCTCCCCCTGCGCGACGAGACCGCCGCCCTCGCCCTCACCGGCGCGCTGCGCGACGCGAGCCGCGCCACCTGGGCCAGCGGCGACCCGAACGGCCTGGACGTTGCTGCCGTCGAAAGCCTCGACGCGCGCTGCCTGCAGCTGCTGCGCGAGGACGGCCACACCCGCCACGTCCCCGCGCGCGCCGGGTACGCCCTCATCGTCCAGCTCGACGTGCCCCCCGCCTCCCGCGAAGCGTACGCCGCCGCGCTCGACGCCGCCTTCGACGACGACGCCCCCGACCACCCCCTCACGCGCCTCGTGCACCTGCTCCTCGAACACGACGCCTTCGACGACGCGCAGATCGCCCTGCCCGGCGACCCGTTCGCGGCAGACCTGCTGCGCCTGCGCGAAGCCGTTCCCGAAGGCGCGAACCGCCGCGTCGGCGAGGCCGGCGCCACCAAGGTCGGCGGCGACACCATCGTCCCCTTCGACCGCCTCCCCGAATGGCTCGCGTTCGTCCGTGCCGGCTTCGCCGAACAAGGCCTGGACGTCCTCATCTGGGGCCACCTCAGCGACGGCAACCTCCACCCAAACCTCCTCCCCCGCGGCCCGCAGGACGTCCCGGTGGCGTACGAACTGATGCAGGCCGCCGCGCACAAAGCCACCGAACTGGGCGGCGCGCCCCTCAGCGAGCACGGCGTCGGCAAACACAAGGTCAAACAGGCACTCCTGCGCGCGTTCTACGGCGACGCCGCCATCGACGACATGCGCGCCATCAAACGCGCCCTCGACCCGCGCGGACTGCTCGCGCCCGGCAACCTCTTCCCGGCGCAGGACACCCCCGCATGA
- a CDS encoding enoyl-CoA hydratase-related protein, whose amino-acid sequence MTAEPTYENILVERAEGGVGLIRLNRPKVLNALNQATITEVLHAMQTFDNDAEVRAIVLTGSERAFAAGSDIAEMSGKAAPDMLADRRFSQWEELRRVRTPIIGAVAGFCLGGGNELAMLCDVLIAAENATFGQPEINLGIIPGAGGTQRLVRAVGKSLAMEMILTDRRLSADEALRAGLVSRVVPAEALMDEALRVARSVASRAPIAVRLAKTSVLRAFDTTLEVGLELERHNFYLLFSTEDQREGMRAFLEKRPPVWRGR is encoded by the coding sequence ATGACCGCAGAACCCACGTACGAGAACATCCTCGTCGAGCGTGCCGAAGGCGGCGTCGGGCTGATCCGCCTGAACCGCCCGAAAGTCCTGAATGCCCTGAACCAGGCCACCATCACCGAAGTGCTGCACGCCATGCAGACGTTCGACAACGACGCGGAGGTGCGCGCCATCGTCCTGACCGGCAGCGAGCGGGCGTTCGCGGCCGGCTCGGACATCGCCGAGATGAGCGGCAAGGCCGCGCCGGACATGCTCGCCGACCGCCGCTTCAGCCAGTGGGAGGAGCTGCGCCGCGTCCGCACGCCGATCATCGGCGCGGTCGCCGGGTTCTGCCTGGGCGGCGGCAACGAACTCGCCATGCTGTGCGACGTCCTCATCGCCGCCGAGAACGCCACGTTCGGCCAGCCGGAAATCAACCTCGGCATCATTCCCGGCGCGGGCGGCACGCAACGCCTCGTGCGCGCCGTCGGCAAGAGCCTCGCCATGGAAATGATCCTCACGGACCGCCGCCTCAGCGCCGACGAGGCCCTGCGCGCCGGCCTCGTGAGCCGCGTCGTGCCCGCCGAGGCGCTGATGGACGAAGCGCTGCGCGTCGCGCGGAGCGTCGCGTCGCGCGCGCCCATCGCCGTGCGCCTTGCCAAGACCAGTGTCCTGCGCGCCTTCGACACCACCCTGGAAGTCGGCCTGGAGTTGGAGCGGCACAACTTCTACCTGCTGTTCTCCACCGAGGATCAGCGCGAGGGCATGCGCGCCTTCCTCGAAAAGCGTCCGCCCGTGTGGCGCGGCCGGTGA
- a CDS encoding ABC transporter ATP-binding protein yields the protein MRAPPPRDLTPLRRLWTYVRPYRALLATGVTCTLIGSGLNLIFPRLFGHLIDASFLRVGSTDTAPLDAMVLRLLGVFALAATFAATQSYLLARVGVSVVADVRRALFTHLLTLSPAFFETRRTGELTSRLTADAATLQTVSSNAVAQLLSQTVALIGALILLFLTSARLSLLTLAIIPIVLGTAFTVGARVRAISRDVQDRVADANAHAEEALAGVRTVQSFTAEPTETRRYAHGVHAALNAALHRARLNATLAGTMSFLTFGSLALVLWYGGRLVLNGDLTPGTLVSFLFYAVTVGGSVGALTGLYTQVMEALGASARIFDLLDEPPTLPESPTPTPLNHPAGHLRFEHVTFAYPGHAPTLHDLTLDVPAGHIIAIVGPSGAGKSTLVSLVPRFHDPTSGRVTLDGTDLRHHTLRDLRAHIGLVPQDTLLFSGTVRDNLRYGRPDATDTDIHAAARAANAHDFITALPDGYDTPVGERGIKLSGGQRQRLAIARALLKDPRVLILDEATSALDSESEHLVQTALARLMTGRTTLVIAHRLSTIRHAHRIIVLNAGRIAEHGTHTELLAQGGLYAELHARQFLQGQHETPHSAP from the coding sequence ATGCGCGCCCCACCCCCCCGCGACCTCACCCCCCTCCGGCGCCTGTGGACCTACGTACGCCCCTACCGCGCCCTCCTCGCCACCGGCGTCACCTGCACCCTCATCGGCAGCGGCCTGAACCTCATCTTCCCCCGCCTGTTCGGCCACCTCATCGACGCGTCCTTCCTGCGCGTCGGCAGCACCGACACCGCCCCCCTCGACGCGATGGTCCTGCGCCTCCTCGGCGTCTTCGCCCTCGCCGCCACCTTCGCCGCCACGCAAAGCTACCTGCTCGCCCGCGTCGGCGTCAGCGTCGTCGCCGACGTCCGCCGCGCCCTCTTCACGCACCTCCTCACCCTCAGCCCCGCCTTCTTCGAAACGCGCCGCACCGGCGAACTCACCTCCCGCCTGACCGCCGACGCCGCCACCCTCCAGACCGTCAGCAGCAACGCCGTCGCCCAGCTCCTCAGCCAGACCGTCGCCCTTATCGGCGCGCTCATCCTGCTGTTCCTCACCAGCGCCCGCCTCAGCCTCCTCACCCTCGCCATCATCCCCATCGTCCTCGGCACCGCCTTCACCGTCGGCGCCCGCGTCCGCGCCATCAGCCGCGACGTCCAGGACCGCGTCGCCGACGCCAACGCCCACGCCGAAGAAGCCCTCGCCGGCGTCCGCACCGTCCAATCCTTCACCGCCGAGCCCACCGAAACGCGCCGCTACGCCCACGGCGTCCACGCCGCCCTCAACGCCGCCCTGCACCGCGCCCGCCTCAACGCCACCCTCGCCGGCACCATGAGCTTCCTGACCTTCGGCTCCCTCGCGCTCGTCCTCTGGTACGGCGGCCGCCTCGTCCTGAACGGCGACCTCACCCCCGGCACCCTCGTCAGCTTCCTCTTCTACGCCGTCACCGTCGGCGGCAGCGTCGGCGCCCTCACCGGCCTCTACACCCAGGTCATGGAAGCCCTCGGCGCGTCCGCCCGCATCTTCGACCTCCTCGACGAACCCCCCACCCTCCCCGAATCCCCCACCCCCACCCCCCTCAACCACCCCGCCGGCCACCTCCGCTTCGAGCACGTCACCTTCGCCTACCCCGGCCACGCCCCCACCCTCCACGACCTCACCCTCGATGTCCCCGCCGGCCACATCATCGCCATCGTCGGCCCCAGCGGCGCCGGTAAAAGCACCCTCGTCAGCCTCGTCCCCCGCTTCCACGACCCCACCAGCGGCCGCGTCACCCTCGACGGCACCGACCTCCGCCACCACACCCTCCGCGACCTGCGCGCCCACATCGGCCTCGTCCCCCAGGACACCCTGCTGTTCAGCGGCACCGTCCGCGACAACCTCCGCTACGGCCGCCCCGACGCCACCGACACCGACATCCACGCCGCCGCGCGCGCCGCCAACGCCCACGACTTCATCACCGCCCTCCCCGACGGCTACGACACCCCCGTCGGCGAACGCGGCATCAAACTCAGCGGCGGGCAACGCCAACGCCTCGCCATCGCCCGCGCCCTCCTCAAAGACCCCCGCGTCCTCATCCTCGACGAAGCCACCAGCGCCCTCGACAGTGAAAGCGAACACCTCGTCCAGACCGCCCTCGCACGCCTCATGACCGGCCGCACCACCCTCGTCATCGCGCACCGCCTCAGCACCATCCGCCACGCCCACCGCATCATCGTCCTGAACGCCGGCCGCATCGCCGAACACGGCACCCACACCGAACTCCTCGCCCAGGGTGGCCTCTACGCCGAACTGCACGCCCGCCAGTTCCTCCAGGGACAACACGAGACACCCCACAGCGCACCCTGA
- the lepB gene encoding signal peptidase I: protein MNRRLHAFWNSWLGSVLIVVLFTQAAATGLRVDGVSMLPNLRHGEFVIIPKYEGWAHRLGLGTYARGDVIVFKPPRDADAEWTRTWRGLPLPWAYRPYLIKRVVALPGDHVRIHAGVVTVNGQPVPRDADTTAYWRAQGCWDTASTTANLAHDPRVLGEGHGTETLTVPPGTVYVLGDNRSPGGSVDSRAFGPVPLSDVAGRAALSVWPLLRHRDARSECSATRAVHLSGPLTLNVRAHP, encoded by the coding sequence ATGAACCGGCGCCTGCACGCCTTCTGGAACTCCTGGCTCGGCAGCGTCCTGATCGTCGTCCTGTTCACGCAGGCCGCCGCCACCGGCCTGCGCGTCGACGGCGTCAGCATGCTGCCGAACCTCCGCCACGGCGAATTCGTGATCATCCCCAAATACGAAGGCTGGGCGCACCGCCTCGGACTCGGCACGTACGCCCGCGGCGACGTCATCGTCTTCAAACCCCCACGCGACGCCGACGCCGAATGGACGCGCACGTGGCGCGGCCTCCCCCTTCCCTGGGCGTACCGCCCGTACCTCATCAAACGCGTCGTCGCGCTGCCCGGCGACCACGTCCGCATCCACGCCGGCGTCGTCACCGTCAACGGCCAGCCCGTCCCCCGCGACGCCGACACCACCGCGTACTGGCGCGCCCAGGGCTGCTGGGACACCGCCAGCACCACCGCGAACCTCGCCCACGACCCCCGCGTCCTCGGCGAAGGCCACGGCACCGAAACGCTCACCGTTCCGCCCGGCACGGTGTACGTCCTCGGCGACAACCGCTCCCCCGGCGGCAGCGTCGACTCGCGCGCGTTCGGCCCCGTCCCCCTGAGTGACGTCGCCGGCCGCGCCGCCCTCAGCGTCTGGCCGCTCCTGCGCCACCGTGACGCCCGCAGCGAATGCAGCGCCACGCGCGCCGTCCACCTCAGCGGCCCCCTCACGCTCAACGTCCGCGCGCACCCCTGA
- a CDS encoding endonuclease V: protein MVALDVDYRVQGASAAGVVFRHWTDAAPARTCGAWVAQVEPYEPGAFFRRELPCLLAVLAEVQAPLRTVIVDGYVWLGEGEPGLGAHLHRALGGQVPVVGVAKKPFRAAPAVPVVRGGSQQPLFVTAIGTDTQAAAAQVAAMHGPHRLPTLLKLADRACRDAPTP, encoded by the coding sequence CTGGTCGCGCTGGACGTGGACTACCGCGTTCAGGGCGCGTCGGCGGCGGGCGTCGTGTTCCGGCACTGGACGGACGCGGCGCCCGCGCGGACGTGCGGCGCGTGGGTGGCGCAGGTGGAACCCTACGAGCCGGGCGCGTTCTTCCGGCGGGAACTGCCGTGCCTGCTCGCCGTGCTGGCGGAGGTGCAGGCGCCGCTCCGCACGGTCATCGTGGACGGGTACGTCTGGCTGGGCGAGGGTGAGCCCGGCCTGGGCGCGCACCTGCACCGCGCGCTCGGCGGGCAGGTGCCCGTGGTGGGCGTGGCGAAGAAGCCCTTCCGGGCAGCGCCCGCCGTTCCGGTCGTGCGGGGCGGCAGCCAGCAGCCGCTGTTCGTGACGGCCATCGGCACGGATACCCAGGCAGCGGCAGCGCAGGTGGCGGCCATGCACGGCCCGCACCGCCTGCCCACCCTGCTCAAGCTCGCGGACCGCGCCTGCCGGGACGCCCCCACGCCCTGA
- a CDS encoding LysM peptidoglycan-binding domain-containing protein, producing the protein MWPFGKSSEDRLKEALQANHVTAREAVQVKVQGGTAVYSGEVSQPAVINLLKLIAEGIDGIKSVDTSGVTARAAAPQAPSGPATPAAEPDAPAPTLSTVDLGNAGILPLDAGEVEGSSRLAKAAHAALRANAELKDNPVDVLQRGSTIILRGAVDNDHEVRLAEKLVRAVSGVEAVDVSGLRAVAQVRELARERDEEGVVYTVKAGDTLSAIALRYYGDANAYRQIAHANNISDPDRIQAGQRLRIPARG; encoded by the coding sequence ATGTGGCCTTTTGGGAAATCGAGCGAGGACCGCCTCAAGGAGGCGTTGCAGGCGAATCACGTGACCGCGCGTGAGGCGGTGCAGGTCAAGGTGCAGGGCGGCACGGCCGTGTACAGCGGCGAGGTCAGCCAGCCGGCGGTCATCAACCTGCTGAAGCTGATTGCGGAAGGCATTGACGGCATCAAGAGCGTCGACACGAGCGGCGTGACGGCCCGCGCGGCCGCCCCGCAGGCGCCGTCGGGCCCGGCGACGCCAGCGGCCGAGCCGGACGCTCCGGCGCCCACCCTGTCGACCGTGGACCTGGGAAACGCCGGCATCCTGCCGCTGGATGCGGGGGAGGTGGAGGGCAGCAGCCGCCTGGCGAAGGCGGCGCACGCGGCCCTCCGCGCGAACGCGGAGTTGAAGGACAACCCGGTTGACGTGCTGCAGAGGGGTTCGACGATCATCCTGCGGGGCGCCGTGGACAATGACCATGAGGTGCGCCTGGCGGAGAAGCTGGTGCGCGCGGTGAGCGGCGTGGAGGCCGTGGACGTGAGTGGCCTGCGGGCTGTGGCGCAGGTCCGGGAACTGGCGCGCGAGCGGGACGAGGAAGGCGTCGTGTATACCGTGAAGGCGGGCGATACGCTCAGCGCCATTGCGCTGCGGTATTACGGCGACGCGAATGCGTACCGGCAGATCGCGCACGCGAACAACATCAGCGACCCGGACCGCATTCAGGCCGGGCAGCGCCTGCGCATTCCGGCGCGCGGCTAG
- a CDS encoding S9 family peptidase translates to MAQPESLYGLLFPSDPQVSPDGQRAAFVLTDVHDTGTKERPAMRYRARLHLADGHGTRPLTFGDTDRAPRWSPDGTTLAFLRGQPAQLHLLPLAGGEAEKVTDLPGSVGDAQWSPDGEHLAFLSGAGRDEHADDEARVAERLSYRFNGLGWRTDVCRAVHVLNVRTREVRTLHMPPFEVRDFAWWPDGRGLLLATASDEAQDARGHADLVTVTLDGTPGETVAWGGSVGALAPHADGRILLLGRPGERGFVTDPHLHLYEDGAWRAVDAHTDRPAGNLVGGDSHVGAMPGRPAWLDAHTVAFLQTRGGACGVAQLDVRSGAITDRVFHAERVVAGFTANANGIAHLDESASDFPEVVLNGQRVTQNAARLGDLSPVAPARVTFGTDLGEGEGWVLSSGNGPQPALLSIHGGPHTAYGHAFMHEFQVFAARGYAVCYSNPRGSVGYGQAFVDDHHGRWGTVDAADLLAFFDACLARFPHLDRARTGVMGGSYGGFMTNWLTSQTDRFHVAVTDRCISNLISFQGTSDIGPWFWQAELGLDAHTAADVDRLWQMSPLKHAGNVRTPTLIIHAEEDHRCPVEQGEQWFTALKARGVPVRFVRFPGEDHELSRSGRPDRRVRRLHEYLRWLHTYVPAGADAEPVGA, encoded by the coding sequence ATGGCACAACCTGAGAGTCTGTACGGGCTGCTGTTCCCCAGCGACCCGCAAGTCAGCCCGGACGGGCAGCGCGCCGCGTTCGTCCTTACCGACGTGCATGACACCGGCACCAAGGAACGCCCGGCCATGCGTTACCGCGCTCGCCTGCACCTCGCGGACGGGCACGGCACGCGGCCCCTCACGTTCGGCGACACGGACCGCGCGCCCCGCTGGTCCCCGGACGGGACGACCCTGGCGTTCCTGCGCGGGCAGCCTGCGCAGCTGCATCTGCTGCCCCTGGCGGGCGGCGAGGCGGAAAAGGTCACGGACCTGCCGGGCAGTGTCGGCGACGCGCAGTGGAGCCCGGACGGCGAGCACCTCGCCTTCCTGAGCGGCGCGGGGCGGGACGAACACGCGGACGATGAGGCGCGCGTGGCGGAGCGGCTGTCGTACCGTTTCAACGGCCTGGGGTGGCGCACGGACGTGTGCCGCGCCGTGCACGTCCTGAACGTCCGCACGCGCGAGGTGCGGACGCTGCACATGCCGCCGTTCGAGGTGCGGGACTTCGCGTGGTGGCCGGACGGTCGGGGGCTGCTGCTCGCCACCGCCAGCGACGAGGCGCAGGACGCGCGCGGCCACGCGGACCTCGTGACGGTCACGCTGGACGGCACGCCCGGTGAGACAGTCGCGTGGGGCGGCAGTGTGGGAGCGCTCGCGCCGCACGCGGACGGACGCATCCTGCTGCTGGGCCGCCCCGGTGAGCGCGGCTTCGTGACGGACCCGCACCTGCACCTGTACGAGGACGGCGCGTGGCGCGCGGTGGACGCGCACACCGACCGGCCCGCCGGGAACCTCGTGGGCGGCGACAGCCATGTCGGCGCCATGCCCGGCCGGCCCGCGTGGCTGGACGCGCACACCGTGGCGTTCCTGCAGACGCGCGGCGGGGCCTGCGGCGTCGCGCAGCTCGACGTGCGCAGCGGCGCGATCACGGACCGGGTGTTCCACGCGGAACGCGTCGTCGCGGGCTTCACAGCGAACGCGAACGGAATCGCGCACCTTGACGAGAGCGCCTCGGACTTCCCGGAGGTCGTGCTGAACGGTCAGCGGGTCACGCAGAACGCCGCGCGTCTCGGCGACCTCTCCCCCGTCGCCCCGGCGCGCGTGACCTTCGGGACTGACCTCGGCGAGGGCGAAGGCTGGGTGCTGTCGAGCGGCAACGGCCCGCAACCGGCGCTGCTCAGCATTCATGGCGGCCCTCACACCGCGTACGGGCACGCGTTCATGCATGAATTCCAGGTGTTCGCGGCGCGCGGGTACGCCGTGTGCTACAGCAACCCGCGCGGGTCCGTGGGGTACGGGCAGGCGTTCGTGGATGACCACCACGGCCGCTGGGGCACCGTGGACGCTGCGGACCTCCTGGCGTTCTTCGACGCGTGCCTCGCACGCTTCCCGCACCTCGACCGCGCGCGGACCGGCGTGATGGGCGGCAGCTACGGTGGGTTCATGACCAACTGGCTCACCAGTCAGACGGACCGCTTCCACGTGGCCGTCACGGACCGCTGCATCAGCAACCTCATCAGCTTCCAGGGCACCAGCGACATCGGCCCGTGGTTCTGGCAGGCGGAACTCGGCCTGGACGCCCACACGGCCGCCGACGTTGACCGCCTCTGGCAGATGAGCCCCCTCAAGCACGCCGGGAACGTCCGCACGCCCACGCTGATCATTCATGCAGAAGAGGACCATCGCTGCCCTGTCGAGCAGGGGGAGCAGTGGTTCACGGCCTTGAAGGCGCGCGGGGTGCCCGTGCGGTTCGTGCGTTTCCCCGGCGAGGACCACGAGCTGTCCCGTTCGGGCCGCCCGGACCGGCGCGTGCGGCGCCTCCACGAGTACCTCCGCTGGCTGCACACGTACGTGCCGGCCGGCGCGGACGCCGAACCTGTCGGCGCCTGA